A single genomic interval of Oncorhynchus mykiss isolate Arlee chromosome 13, USDA_OmykA_1.1, whole genome shotgun sequence harbors:
- the LOC118938108 gene encoding uncharacterized protein LOC118938108: MNTIIIITRTTQTQSSSSLEPHRPSHQTIFLHCVQIHPSVCYLFVIVCILHPSVCYLFVIVCILHPSSVCYLFVIVCILHPSVCYLLVIVCILHPSVCLFYIPLHPSVCLYSTSQCLLFICDCLYTTSQCLSVFYIPVSVCILHPSVCYLFVIVCILHPSSVCYLFVIVCILHPSSVCYLFVIVCILHPSVCYLFVIVCILHPSSVCYLFVIVCILHPSVCYLLVIVCILHPSVCYLFVIVCILHPSVCYLFVIVCILHPSSVCYLFVIVCILHPSSVCYLLVNVCILHPSVCYLFVIVCILHPSSVCYLFVIVCILHPSSVCYLLVNVCILHPSVCYLFVIVCILHPSSVCYLLVIVCILHPSVCYLFVIVCILQK, encoded by the exons acacaatcatcatcatcactagaaCCACACAGacccaatcatcatcatcactagaaCCACACAGACCCAGTCATCAAACAATATTCTTACATTGTGTACAAATTCATCCCAGTGTCTGTTATTTATTTGTGATTGTCTGTATACTAC ATCCCAGTGTCTGTTATTTATTTGTGATTGTCTGTATACTACATCCCAGTAGTGTCTGTTATTTATTTGTGATTGTCTGTATACTGCATCCCAGTGTCTGTTATTTACTTGTGATTGTCTGTATACTACATCCCAGTGTCTGTCTATTCTACATCCCTCTACATcccagtgtctgtctgtattctacatcccagtgtctgttatttatttgtgattgtctgtatactacatcccagtgtctgtctgtattctacatcccagtgtctgtctgtattcTACATCCCAGTGTCTGTTATTTATTTGTGATTGTCTGTATACTACATCCCAGTAGTGTCTGTTATTTATTTGTGATTGTCTGTATACTACATCCCAGTAGTGTCTGTTATTTATTTGTGATTGTCTGTATACTACATCCCAGTGTCTGTTATTTATTTGTGATTGTCTGTATACTACATCCCAGTAGTGTCTGTTATTTATTTGTGATTGTCTGTATACTGCATCCCAGTGTCTGTTATTTACTTGTGATTGTCTGTATACTACATCCCAGTGTCTGTTATTTATTTGTGATTGTCTGTATACTACATCCCAGTGTCTGTTATTTATTTGTGATTGTCTGTATACTACATCCCAGTAGTGTCTGTTATTTATTTGTGATTGTCTGTATTCTACATCCCAGTAGTGTCTGTTATTTACTTGTGAATGTCTGTATACTACATCCCAGTGTCTGTTATTTATTTGTGATTGTCTGTATACTACATCCCAGTAGTGTCTGTTATTTATTTGTGATTGTCTGTATTCTACATCCCAGTAGTGTCTGTTATTTACTTGTGAATGTCTGTATACTACATCCCAGTGTCTGTTATTTATTTGTGATTGTCTGTATACTACATCCCAGTAGTGTCTGTTATTTACTTGTGATTGTCTGTATACTACATCCCAGTGTCTGTTATTTATTTGTGATTGTCTGTATACTACAAAAATAA